One genomic window of Actinoplanes lobatus includes the following:
- a CDS encoding acyl-CoA dehydrogenase family protein, giving the protein MTVTDPLDLLDIDSLLSDEERQIRETVARFVADHVRPHVADWFEAGTFPRELAPELGKLGVLGMHLEGYGCAGASAVAYGLACLELEAGDSGLRSFVSVQGSLAMFSIWKYGSEEQRQEWLPRMAAGEAIGCFGLTEPDFGSDPANMRTRAVRDGGDWILNGSKMWITNGSIADVATVWAQTEDGIRGFLVPKDTPGFTTRTIKRKLSLRASITGELALDDVRLPASAMLPGAKGLGAPLSCLSEARFGIVFGSVGAALDSLRTTIDYANNRVQFGKPIAAFQLTQGKLADMAVDLGTSALLALHLGRLKDAGRLKPHQISVGKLNNVRRALATARECRGILGGSGITLEYSPLRHANNLESVVTYEGTSEIHTLVIGQTLTGHAAYR; this is encoded by the coding sequence TCGACAGCCTGCTCAGCGACGAGGAGCGACAGATCCGGGAGACGGTGGCCCGGTTCGTGGCCGACCACGTCCGCCCGCACGTGGCGGACTGGTTCGAGGCCGGCACCTTCCCCCGCGAGCTCGCCCCCGAGCTGGGCAAACTGGGCGTGCTCGGGATGCACCTGGAGGGGTACGGCTGCGCCGGCGCCAGCGCTGTGGCGTACGGCCTGGCCTGCCTGGAACTGGAGGCCGGCGACTCCGGGCTGCGCAGCTTCGTCTCGGTGCAGGGCTCGCTCGCGATGTTCTCGATCTGGAAGTACGGCTCCGAGGAGCAGCGCCAGGAGTGGCTGCCCCGGATGGCGGCCGGCGAGGCGATCGGCTGCTTCGGACTGACCGAGCCGGACTTCGGCAGCGACCCGGCCAACATGCGCACCCGCGCGGTCCGCGACGGCGGCGACTGGATCCTGAACGGCTCCAAGATGTGGATCACCAACGGCAGCATCGCCGACGTGGCCACCGTCTGGGCGCAGACCGAGGACGGCATCCGCGGCTTCCTCGTACCGAAGGACACCCCCGGCTTCACCACGCGGACCATCAAGCGGAAGCTGTCACTGCGCGCCTCGATCACCGGTGAGCTGGCCCTCGACGACGTCCGGTTGCCCGCTTCGGCCATGCTGCCCGGGGCGAAGGGTCTGGGCGCCCCGCTGAGCTGCCTGAGCGAGGCCCGGTTCGGCATCGTCTTCGGCTCGGTCGGCGCGGCCCTCGACTCGCTGCGCACCACGATCGACTACGCGAACAACCGCGTCCAGTTCGGCAAGCCGATCGCCGCCTTCCAGCTCACCCAGGGCAAGCTGGCCGACATGGCGGTCGACCTCGGCACGTCCGCCCTGCTCGCGCTGCACCTGGGCCGGCTCAAGGACGCCGGCCGGCTCAAGCCGCACCAGATCAGCGTCGGCAAGCTCAACAACGTGCGCCGGGCGCTGGCCACCGCCCGCGAGTGCCGCGGCATCCTGGGCGGCAGCGGCATCACCCTGGAGTACTCCCCGCTGCGCCACGCCAACAACCTCGAATCGGTGGTCACCTACGAGGGCACCTCGGAGATCCACACGCTGGTCATCGGCCAGACGCTCACCGGCCACGCCGCCTACCGATAA
- a CDS encoding VWA domain-containing protein, with product MIHRKLSLVAAIGLIAASAFLGATPALADETETEPPVVELVLDVSGSMKAADVEGGATRMAVAKQAFNEVVDSLPETTQLGIRVLGATYAGKNKRLGCQDTQQIVKVGTVNPVAAKNAIATLKPTGFTPIGLALREAAADLGDTGSVRRIVLITDGEDTCTPPDPCDVARELAAQGTELVIDTLGLAPDEKTRKQLVCISQATGGTYAAAQSEDELTDRIKQLVDRAALPPPVTPAAVTGAKDCAKAPLLAAGVYTDRELIGEHRYYRVAVDSGDELRASVSVALDRPLNRDYGVLIKAATMDGRELVRGVDASSGRADVISAGLRWSGDEEPDLSATSDICLEVSNSFASATAAGAPGMPVELSIGLAPASEAPDAPGLGRGLLLLFVLAIAGLVAGVLAGWLTRWWVAKWGVN from the coding sequence GTGATCCATAGAAAACTGTCCTTAGTGGCAGCAATAGGATTGATCGCGGCCTCTGCGTTCCTGGGTGCCACCCCCGCGCTCGCCGACGAGACCGAGACCGAACCGCCCGTGGTCGAGCTGGTGCTCGACGTGAGCGGATCGATGAAGGCCGCCGACGTCGAGGGCGGTGCGACCCGGATGGCCGTCGCCAAGCAGGCCTTCAACGAGGTCGTCGACTCGCTGCCGGAGACCACCCAGCTCGGGATCCGGGTGCTGGGCGCCACCTACGCCGGCAAGAACAAGCGGCTCGGCTGTCAGGACACCCAGCAGATCGTCAAGGTCGGCACCGTCAACCCGGTCGCCGCCAAGAACGCCATCGCCACCCTGAAACCGACCGGCTTCACCCCGATCGGCCTGGCCCTGCGCGAGGCGGCGGCGGATCTGGGCGACACCGGATCGGTACGCCGGATCGTGCTGATCACCGACGGCGAGGACACCTGCACGCCGCCCGACCCGTGCGACGTCGCCCGGGAACTGGCCGCGCAGGGCACCGAGCTGGTCATCGACACGCTCGGCCTGGCGCCCGACGAGAAGACCCGCAAGCAGCTGGTCTGCATCTCGCAGGCGACCGGTGGCACGTACGCCGCGGCGCAGAGCGAGGACGAGCTGACCGACCGGATCAAGCAGCTGGTCGACCGGGCCGCGCTGCCGCCGCCGGTGACCCCGGCCGCGGTGACCGGCGCGAAGGACTGTGCCAAGGCGCCGCTCCTGGCGGCCGGCGTCTACACCGACCGGGAGCTGATCGGCGAGCACCGCTACTACCGGGTCGCCGTCGACTCCGGTGACGAGCTGCGCGCCTCGGTGAGCGTGGCGCTGGACCGGCCGCTGAACCGCGACTACGGCGTACTGATCAAGGCGGCCACGATGGACGGCCGTGAGCTGGTCCGCGGGGTGGACGCGAGCAGCGGCCGCGCCGACGTCATCTCGGCGGGCCTGCGCTGGTCCGGCGACGAGGAACCGGATCTCTCCGCGACCTCGGACATCTGCCTGGAGGTCAGCAACTCGTTCGCCTCGGCCACCGCGGCCGGCGCCCCCGGCATGCCGGTCGAGTTGAGCATCGGCCTGGCCCCGGCCTCCGAGGCGCCGGACGCGCCCGGCCTGGGCCG
- a CDS encoding vWA domain-containing protein → MTDGESNRGRVLADYRRHVRQRPRDAEPIPVFPVLFGEAAEAQMREVAELSGGELWDARGGDLTQAFCQIRGYQ, encoded by the coding sequence ATGACCGACGGCGAGAGCAACCGCGGCCGGGTCCTCGCCGACTATCGCCGGCACGTGCGGCAGCGGCCCCGGGACGCCGAGCCGATCCCGGTCTTCCCGGTCCTGTTCGGTGAGGCCGCCGAGGCGCAGATGCGGGAGGTCGCCGAGCTCAGCGGCGGCGAGCTCTGGGACGCCCGCGGCGGCGACCTGACCCAGGCGTTCTGCCAGATCCGCGGCTACCAGTAG